In one Bacteroidota bacterium genomic region, the following are encoded:
- a CDS encoding glucosaminidase domain-containing protein, with protein sequence MIKYIKYLTSVLLLLLSLTVFAQETNTSEYIKRYKDLAIKEMDKYSIPASIILAQGILESGNGNSRLAKDGKNHFGIKCHVGWNGKTILWDDDTSNECFRKYNSVADSYRDHSEFLATRKHYSQLFELPITDYKGWAIGLQKAGYATNSKYSTLLIRIIEENNLHQFDNKKLLARYSKNEAVSGNQQTNPPSESDFEPIDISTNNRPLYSNNGIKFIFAEAGDSFSTIASDLGIYTWQVYKYNELKKNDTLKEGQMLYIQKKKRKATQKYHIAKANESIYSIAQLYGVQLKTILNKNKLELSDPIQVGQQIKLR encoded by the coding sequence ATGATTAAATATATAAAATACCTAACCAGTGTCTTACTGCTCTTACTCAGTTTAACTGTATTTGCCCAAGAAACAAATACTTCCGAATACATTAAGAGGTATAAAGACCTTGCCATCAAAGAGATGGACAAGTATAGTATTCCAGCCAGTATAATTTTAGCGCAAGGCATATTGGAATCAGGAAATGGAAATAGCCGACTTGCAAAAGATGGCAAGAATCACTTCGGGATAAAATGTCATGTTGGGTGGAATGGCAAAACCATACTTTGGGATGACGATACCAGTAACGAATGTTTCCGTAAATATAATTCTGTAGCTGATTCTTATCGTGATCATTCTGAATTTCTAGCTACCCGAAAACATTACAGCCAGCTTTTTGAATTACCAATAACTGATTATAAAGGATGGGCAATCGGTCTTCAAAAAGCGGGTTATGCAACCAACAGTAAATACTCCACATTACTTATTCGAATTATTGAAGAGAATAACTTACATCAATTTGACAACAAAAAATTACTTGCAAGATATTCGAAAAATGAAGCAGTTTCCGGTAATCAGCAAACGAATCCTCCTTCCGAAAGTGATTTCGAACCAATCGACATCAGTACTAACAATCGCCCTTTGTATTCAAATAATGGCATAAAATTCATTTTTGCCGAAGCCGGTGATAGTTTTTCAACCATTGCCAGTGATTTGGGTATTTACACATGGCAGGTTTATAAATACAATGAATTGAAAAAAAACGATACCCTTAAGGAAGGACAGATGCTTTACATACAAAAGAAGAAAAGAAAAGCTACCCAAAAATATCATATCGCTAAAGCTAATGAATCTATTTATTCAATAGCCCAGTTATATGGTGTACAACTTAAAACCATCCTTAACAAAAACAAACTTGAATTAAGTGATCCCATTCAGGTAGGCCAGCAAATCAAATTGAGATAA
- a CDS encoding GNAT family N-acetyltransferase: MQFHLNKCILRPWQMSDANSLAKYANNKKIADNLRDEFPYPYTLHDAKTWLEFALGNQNLLFAIEVDSKAVGGIGLIYKTDVYRKSAEIGYWLGDAYWSKGIMTESINILVKHAFDNTEVIRIYAGVFENNIASARVLTKCGFYLESVHHQAIIKNGKIMNELIYAILK, from the coding sequence ATGCAGTTTCATCTGAATAAATGTATTCTAAGGCCCTGGCAAATGAGCGATGCAAACTCACTGGCAAAGTATGCAAATAATAAAAAAATAGCAGACAATTTGCGTGATGAATTCCCGTATCCTTATACTTTGCACGATGCCAAAACCTGGCTTGAATTTGCGTTAGGCAATCAAAATTTACTTTTTGCAATTGAAGTAGATTCAAAAGCGGTTGGAGGTATAGGACTAATTTATAAAACAGATGTTTATCGGAAATCGGCAGAAATAGGATATTGGCTAGGTGATGCCTATTGGTCCAAAGGAATTATGACCGAGTCAATAAATATTCTGGTAAAACACGCATTTGACAATACCGAAGTAATCAGAATTTATGCAGGAGTTTTTGAAAATAACATTGCTTCGGCCAGGGTATTAACAAAATGCGGATTTTACCTCGAATCGGTTCATCATCAAGCAATCATAAAAAATGGAAAAATCATGAACGAACTGATTTATGCAATTCTAAAATAA